The following are encoded together in the Acidobacteriota bacterium genome:
- a CDS encoding N-acetyltransferase, with amino-acid sequence MIHPSARIGEGTEIGHGTVVGADVIIGRGCRIGCYAILHPGTRIGDGVRVDDHAVLGKPPMRAAASAITREKELPPLRIGDRVLIGAGVVLYRGAEIGAEVMVADLATVREEVSVGERTIIGRGVTVENRVTIGARCKIETEAYITALSRIEEGCFIAPEVTFTNDNFLGRTEERFKHHKGITLERGARVGANATFLPGLTVGADALVAAGSVVTRDVPPRTVVMGAPARPVREVPEEQLLDNQ; translated from the coding sequence CTGATCCATCCGAGCGCCCGGATCGGCGAGGGAACGGAGATCGGACACGGGACGGTGGTCGGTGCCGACGTGATCATCGGGCGCGGGTGCCGAATCGGCTGTTACGCGATCCTCCATCCCGGTACCCGTATCGGAGACGGTGTCCGCGTGGACGACCATGCCGTCCTGGGCAAGCCCCCGATGCGTGCTGCGGCCTCCGCGATCACCCGGGAAAAGGAGCTGCCTCCCCTGCGGATCGGCGATCGGGTTCTCATCGGGGCGGGGGTCGTTCTCTATCGCGGCGCCGAGATCGGCGCGGAGGTGATGGTGGCCGACCTCGCGACCGTGCGGGAGGAGGTCTCGGTGGGGGAGCGCACGATCATCGGCCGGGGCGTAACGGTGGAAAACCGCGTCACCATCGGAGCCCGGTGCAAGATCGAGACCGAGGCCTACATCACCGCCCTTTCGAGGATCGAGGAAGGGTGCTTCATCGCCCCGGAGGTGACGTTCACCAACGACAACTTCCTCGGGCGGACGGAGGAGCGTTTCAAACACCACAAGGGGATCACGCTGGAGCGGGGAGCGAGGGTCGGTGCGAACGCCACGTTCCTGCCGGGACTCACCGTCGGGGCCGACGCACTCGTCGCCGCCGGCTCGGTGGTGACCCGGGACGTCCCGCCGCGGACCGTCGTCATGGGGGCTCCCGCGCGGCCCGTGCGGGAGGTTCCGGAGGAGCAACTGCTGGACAACCAATAG